One region of Hymenobacter sediminicola genomic DNA includes:
- the rdgB gene encoding RdgB/HAM1 family non-canonical purine NTP pyrophosphatase has product MRICFASNNAHKLDEIRPLLPAGTELLSLVDIGCHEELPETQDTLEGNARQKANYVWEHFGVPCFADDTGLEVTALGGAPGVYSARYAGPQRLAADNVQKLLQELQGQPDRSARFRTVVALVLPDGAVHEFVGVVEGSITETPSGSGGFGYDPVFQPLEGDGRTFAEMTTAEKNHISHRARAVAGLVAFLEQSK; this is encoded by the coding sequence ATGCGTATTTGTTTTGCGTCCAACAACGCCCATAAACTCGACGAAATCCGGCCGCTGCTGCCCGCGGGCACTGAACTACTGAGCCTCGTTGATATTGGCTGCCACGAGGAACTACCCGAAACCCAAGACACCCTGGAAGGCAACGCCCGCCAGAAAGCCAATTATGTGTGGGAACATTTTGGCGTGCCCTGCTTCGCCGACGATACCGGCCTAGAAGTAACAGCGTTGGGCGGTGCCCCTGGTGTGTACTCGGCCCGCTATGCTGGCCCCCAGCGCCTAGCCGCCGACAACGTGCAGAAGCTGCTGCAGGAGCTACAGGGCCAGCCCGACCGGTCGGCGCGGTTCCGGACGGTGGTGGCTCTGGTGCTGCCTGATGGCGCAGTGCATGAGTTTGTGGGAGTGGTGGAAGGCAGCATCACGGAAACGCCAAGCGGCTCCGGCGGCTTCGGCTACGACCCCGTATTTCAGCCTCTGGAGGGCGACGGCCGCACGTTTGCGGAAATGACAACCGCCGAGAAAAACCACATCAGCCACCGGGCGCGGGCCGTGGCAGGCTTGGTAGCCTTTCTAGAGCAGAGCAAGTAA
- a CDS encoding type B 50S ribosomal protein L31, translating into MKKDIHPEYREVVFQDSSSGFKFVTRSTMNSNETITMEDGKTYPVIKVEVSSESHPFYTGKNVLLDTAGRVEKFMTRYNKKK; encoded by the coding sequence ATGAAAAAAGACATCCACCCCGAATATCGCGAAGTGGTATTCCAGGACAGCTCCAGCGGCTTCAAATTTGTAACCCGCTCGACGATGAACTCCAACGAGACCATCACGATGGAAGACGGTAAGACGTATCCCGTGATTAAGGTGGAAGTTAGCTCGGAGTCGCACCCCTTCTACACCGGCAAAAACGTACTGCTCGACACGGCTGGCCGCGTAGAGAAGTTCATGACCCGCTACAACAAGAAGAAGTAA
- a CDS encoding NifU family protein produces the protein MAEQLTAPAGPVSIYAEASPNPESMKFVLNSQLLADGVSVDYPNLEAAANSPLAQELFNFDYVGRVFIAQNFVTITKTTEHQWAQLIPELRTFLKSYVEAAGPIFTVDPAAEQRAAQQAAATGDASEADQQTSQKIIDLLDNYVRPAVEQDGGNITFKSYQDGIVTVNLQGSCSGCPSATVTLKSGIENLLKRMVPEVKEVVAEGVTASF, from the coding sequence ATGGCTGAACAACTCACTGCCCCTGCTGGCCCGGTTTCTATCTACGCCGAAGCCTCGCCCAACCCCGAATCCATGAAGTTCGTGCTCAACTCGCAGCTGCTGGCTGATGGAGTAAGCGTGGACTATCCTAACCTAGAAGCCGCTGCTAACTCGCCGCTGGCCCAGGAGCTTTTCAACTTCGATTATGTGGGCCGCGTGTTTATTGCCCAGAACTTCGTCACCATCACCAAAACCACCGAACATCAGTGGGCTCAGCTCATTCCAGAGTTGCGCACCTTCCTGAAATCGTACGTGGAGGCGGCTGGTCCTATCTTCACCGTCGACCCTGCAGCGGAGCAGCGCGCCGCTCAGCAGGCGGCCGCCACCGGCGACGCTTCGGAAGCTGATCAGCAGACCAGCCAGAAAATTATCGACCTGCTTGATAACTACGTGCGTCCCGCCGTGGAGCAGGATGGTGGCAACATTACCTTCAAAAGCTACCAAGATGGCATCGTGACCGTGAACCTGCAGGGTTCGTGCTCCGGCTGCCCTTCGGCTACCGTTACCCTGAAGTCGGGCATCGAAAACCTGCTCAAGCGCATGGTGCCAGAAGTAAAAGAAGTGGTAGCAGAAGGCGTTACGGCATCGTTCTAA
- a CDS encoding YceI family protein, with protein sequence MTLLVHRMRASAWLLLLSLLLLAAGARAQSRYMTREGVVTFFSSSPVEDIEARSQQTAAILDLQTRQLAFTIPVKSFQFKRTLMQEHFNENYLESDRYPKATFTGKLTAVDAEALRNGGPQKVTAEGDLTIHGVTRHVQVPGTLELQNGRLVVHATFPVAPADYKIEIPALVRDHIAKIVSVRVAMSCETAGLPAAARP encoded by the coding sequence ATGACGCTCCTCGTTCACCGTATGCGTGCCAGTGCTTGGCTGCTGTTATTAAGCCTGCTGCTGCTTGCCGCCGGGGCACGTGCCCAAAGCCGCTACATGACCCGCGAAGGCGTGGTAACGTTTTTTTCTTCCAGCCCGGTAGAAGATATAGAGGCCCGCTCGCAGCAGACCGCCGCCATTCTGGACCTGCAGACCCGGCAACTAGCCTTTACCATTCCCGTGAAGTCGTTTCAGTTTAAGCGGACACTAATGCAGGAGCATTTCAATGAAAACTACCTGGAATCGGACCGCTACCCCAAAGCCACCTTCACGGGCAAGCTGACGGCTGTTGATGCTGAGGCTTTACGCAACGGCGGCCCGCAGAAGGTAACGGCTGAAGGCGACCTGACGATTCATGGCGTGACCCGGCACGTGCAGGTGCCAGGTACGCTGGAGCTGCAGAACGGCCGCTTGGTGGTACATGCTACGTTTCCGGTAGCGCCCGCCGACTATAAGATTGAGATTCCGGCACTGGTGCGCGACCATATTGCCAAAATAGTAAGTGTGCGCGTGGCCATGAGTTGCGAGACCGCAGGCCTGCCGGCTGCCGCTCGCCCTTAG
- the aroC gene encoding chorismate synthase translates to MNTFGTLFRITTFGESHGPGIGVVVDGCPAGLAVSESDIQAALDRRRPGQSDLTTPRKEADQVEIQSGIFQGQTTGTPISLYIRNQDQASHDYSHIEHAYRPSHADYTYDQKYGRRDYRGGGRSSARETAARVAAGAIAQQLLTQHGIRVQSYVSQVGAVAVPVGYEQLNLNLIDSNPVRCPHLETAERMADLIRQTRDRHDTVGGLVTGVVTGVPAGLGEPVFDKLHAELGRAMLGINAVKGFEYGSGFAGTLLFGSEHNDQFYTDENGQVRTRTNHSGGIQGGISNGQDIYFRVAFKPVATILQPQATINDQGEEITLAGRGRHDPCVLPRAVPIVDAMAHLVLADMLLRARANKVG, encoded by the coding sequence GAATCGCACGGGCCCGGTATTGGCGTGGTAGTAGATGGCTGTCCAGCTGGTCTGGCGGTTTCTGAGTCCGATATTCAGGCGGCATTGGACCGCCGACGTCCCGGGCAAAGCGACCTGACCACGCCCCGCAAAGAAGCAGACCAGGTAGAAATACAGTCGGGTATTTTCCAGGGCCAGACTACGGGCACGCCCATCAGCCTGTACATCCGCAACCAGGACCAGGCCAGCCACGACTACTCGCACATCGAGCACGCCTACCGCCCCTCGCACGCCGACTATACCTATGACCAGAAGTATGGCCGGCGCGACTACCGGGGCGGCGGCCGCAGCTCGGCCCGCGAAACAGCTGCCCGCGTGGCCGCCGGCGCCATTGCCCAGCAGCTACTCACGCAGCACGGTATCCGGGTGCAAAGCTACGTGTCGCAGGTAGGGGCCGTGGCCGTGCCTGTGGGCTATGAGCAGCTCAATCTGAACCTCATCGACTCGAACCCGGTGCGGTGCCCACACCTTGAAACGGCGGAGCGCATGGCGGACCTCATTCGCCAAACCCGTGACCGGCACGACACCGTGGGCGGCCTCGTAACAGGCGTTGTGACGGGAGTGCCGGCTGGCCTCGGCGAGCCGGTGTTTGATAAGCTGCACGCAGAGCTGGGCCGCGCTATGCTGGGCATCAATGCTGTGAAAGGGTTCGAATACGGCTCTGGTTTCGCGGGCACGCTGCTTTTTGGTTCTGAGCACAACGACCAGTTTTATACCGATGAAAATGGCCAAGTGCGCACTCGAACCAACCATAGCGGCGGCATCCAGGGCGGTATTTCCAACGGACAGGATATTTATTTCCGCGTGGCGTTCAAGCCGGTGGCCACCATTCTGCAGCCCCAGGCCACCATCAACGACCAAGGCGAGGAAATAACGCTGGCCGGCCGGGGCCGCCACGACCCCTGCGTGCTGCCCCGTGCCGTGCCTATTGTAGATGCCATGGCCCACCTGGTGCTGGCCGATATGCTGCTGCGTGCCCGCGCCAATAAGGTAGGGTAG
- a CDS encoding DUF5777 family beta-barrel protein, whose protein sequence is MLHFYSYGFRAAVMSIVGLLCVATAAAQDVPPPAAPDLLSDLERQTTDTLRRETVQATFKGTRIINGHSVETPGAGTLIFLISHRFGTLNSGAYNFFGLDQATIRLGLEYGLNDRLTVGVGRSSLEKTYDGFLKYRALRQTSGARPMPVSITLFASSAINTLRYTDGVDYTLPRRLTYTYQAMIARKFSPNLSVQLSPTVVHRNLVDTRQMHNDVVALGVAGRQKLSKRTALMLEYYYRLPTSEDPGTRNAIAAGFDIETGGHVFQLHVTNSQGMIEKHFMTQTYGNFFDGDIYFGFNVARNFTLKPRL, encoded by the coding sequence ATGCTGCATTTCTATTCCTACGGGTTCCGCGCTGCGGTGATGAGCATAGTGGGCTTGCTGTGCGTGGCAACTGCCGCGGCCCAAGATGTGCCCCCTCCGGCAGCTCCCGATTTGCTCAGCGACTTGGAGCGCCAGACCACCGATACGCTACGCCGCGAGACGGTGCAGGCTACTTTTAAAGGCACGCGCATCATCAATGGCCACTCCGTGGAGACGCCGGGCGCAGGCACGCTCATCTTCCTGATTTCGCACCGCTTCGGCACACTCAACAGCGGCGCCTATAATTTCTTCGGCCTCGACCAAGCGACCATCAGGCTGGGGCTGGAGTATGGGCTGAACGACCGGCTGACTGTAGGAGTTGGGCGCAGCTCACTGGAAAAAACCTACGACGGATTCCTGAAATACCGGGCCCTGCGCCAAACGTCCGGCGCACGCCCTATGCCCGTCAGCATAACGCTATTTGCCAGCTCGGCCATTAACACATTGCGCTATACCGATGGGGTTGATTATACGCTGCCACGCCGCCTCACATACACCTATCAGGCCATGATAGCGCGCAAGTTTAGTCCCAACCTCTCCGTCCAGCTCAGCCCTACAGTGGTGCACCGCAACCTTGTGGACACGCGCCAGATGCACAACGACGTAGTTGCGCTGGGCGTAGCCGGCCGCCAGAAACTCAGCAAACGCACCGCCCTGATGCTGGAGTACTACTACCGCTTGCCTACTTCCGAAGACCCCGGCACCCGCAATGCCATTGCCGCCGGCTTCGATATTGAAACTGGCGGCCACGTGTTTCAGCTGCACGTTACCAATTCGCAGGGTATGATTGAAAAGCACTTCATGACGCAGACCTACGGTAATTTCTTCGATGGCGACATCTATTTCGGCTTCAACGTGGCGCGCAATTTCACGCTCAAGCCCCGTCTGTAG
- a CDS encoding GlmU family protein, with translation MHVLLFDDPAIRPHLLPFTFTRPVAALRCGILTIAEKWQHRLGQAVGYLTEPYLQGKYPAGATQGPALVINGAVCPDDVLVRQVQALQTGEALFCDQTLVAAHLADATQVAELIQDGFQKTRDVAEPVTVIREVWHLFLRNGAEIRRDFDLLTKGRQSAPIGDAHTIVYAPENVFIEPGVKIRAAILNAENGPIYLGRNSQVHEGAIISGPLALCEGSHINAGAKMRGDNTVGPFSKVGGEVGNSILLGYSNKGHDGYLGNSVIGEWCNLGADTNTSNLKNNYAPVKIWSHSVGRFVNTGQTFCGLMMGDHSKCGINTMFNTGTVVGVGANIFGAGFPRTFIPSFSWGGAAGFETFKLPKVTEVAERVMARRQLTYDQTEQAIMQHVYEQTVKDRVWEKTAPAAPEAGVEL, from the coding sequence ATGCACGTTCTGCTCTTCGACGACCCGGCCATCCGGCCTCACTTGCTGCCGTTCACGTTCACGCGCCCGGTGGCGGCACTTCGTTGCGGTATCCTGACGATTGCCGAAAAGTGGCAGCACCGGCTGGGGCAGGCCGTCGGCTACCTGACCGAGCCATATCTACAGGGTAAGTATCCGGCCGGAGCCACCCAGGGACCGGCGCTGGTTATCAACGGCGCCGTGTGCCCTGATGACGTGCTGGTGCGGCAGGTGCAGGCGCTGCAAACCGGCGAGGCCCTGTTCTGCGACCAGACGCTGGTAGCCGCGCACTTGGCCGACGCTACACAGGTAGCCGAGCTGATTCAGGATGGCTTTCAGAAAACCCGCGACGTAGCCGAGCCCGTTACCGTCATCCGGGAGGTGTGGCACCTATTTCTGCGCAACGGCGCCGAAATCCGCCGCGACTTCGACCTGCTGACCAAAGGCCGGCAGTCGGCTCCTATCGGTGATGCGCATACGATTGTGTACGCGCCGGAAAACGTGTTTATCGAGCCTGGCGTGAAAATCAGGGCCGCAATTCTAAACGCGGAAAACGGGCCAATTTATCTGGGCCGCAACTCGCAGGTACACGAAGGGGCCATCATCAGCGGACCGTTGGCGCTCTGCGAAGGCAGCCACATCAACGCCGGGGCCAAAATGCGCGGTGACAACACCGTGGGGCCTTTCAGCAAGGTGGGCGGCGAAGTTGGGAACAGCATTTTGCTGGGCTACTCTAATAAGGGCCACGACGGCTACCTCGGCAACTCAGTGATAGGGGAGTGGTGCAACCTGGGCGCCGATACCAACACCAGCAACCTCAAGAATAACTACGCACCGGTTAAAATCTGGAGCCATTCGGTGGGCCGTTTCGTGAACACCGGCCAGACCTTCTGTGGCCTGATGATGGGCGACCATAGCAAGTGTGGCATCAATACCATGTTCAATACGGGCACGGTAGTGGGCGTAGGTGCCAATATTTTCGGGGCAGGCTTCCCGCGTACGTTCATCCCAAGCTTCAGCTGGGGCGGCGCCGCCGGCTTCGAAACCTTCAAGCTTCCGAAGGTGACCGAAGTAGCGGAACGCGTCATGGCCCGCCGCCAACTCACCTACGACCAGACGGAGCAGGCCATCATGCAGCACGTGTACGAGCAGACAGTGAAAGACCGGGTGTGGGAAAAAACCGCTCCTGCAGCGCCGGAAGCCGGTGTGGAGCTATAA
- a CDS encoding RNA polymerase sigma factor, with translation MARPDLDSALLLNLLAGCQRQERGCQRHLYLQYYSYALSVCLRYLHDRDVALETVNDGFMKVFQELPRFDTSRYSDLAGSLRGWIRRIMVRTAIDQFRASSRHVFQTDLDAVAPFHADGGQSPLDTLSFEELLQVIGQLTPAYRAVFNMFVIDGYSHEEIAEQLGISVGASKSNLSKARAHLRALLKKSNHHAYATYVG, from the coding sequence GTGGCTCGCCCCGACCTGGATTCTGCGCTGCTTCTGAACCTGCTGGCGGGCTGCCAGCGGCAGGAGCGTGGCTGCCAGCGGCATCTGTATCTGCAGTACTACAGCTACGCTCTGAGCGTGTGCCTACGCTACCTCCACGACCGGGATGTAGCGCTGGAAACCGTAAACGACGGCTTTATGAAGGTGTTTCAGGAGCTTCCGCGCTTTGATACCAGCCGCTACTCTGATCTGGCCGGTTCGTTGCGGGGCTGGATACGCCGCATCATGGTACGCACGGCCATCGACCAGTTTCGGGCCAGCAGCCGCCACGTCTTCCAAACAGACCTGGACGCAGTAGCACCGTTTCACGCTGATGGCGGCCAGTCGCCGCTGGACACGCTTTCCTTTGAGGAGCTACTGCAGGTGATAGGACAGTTGACTCCGGCGTATCGAGCTGTGTTCAACATGTTTGTCATTGATGGCTATAGCCATGAGGAAATAGCCGAGCAGCTCGGCATTTCGGTAGGAGCCTCCAAATCCAATCTTTCCAAGGCCCGTGCCCACCTGCGGGCCTTGCTCAAAAAAAGCAACCACCATGCGTACGCCACCTATGTCGGATGA
- a CDS encoding ATP-binding protein produces the protein MRFSDIPGQQQVKQLLIQSVRRNHVAHAQLFRGAEGSAALALALAYATFLNCESRTPEAEDSCGQCPSCQKIDKLIHPDLNFILPVTATKAVPKDATSSKFAAEWRGFVLENPYQGFNDWMQHIGAENKQGSISKEESLQLLRLVSLKAFEAQFKLVIIWLPELMHPAAANAVLKLLEEPPPATVFLLVSFSPELLLPTIISRVQPVVVRPLSEEELTVWLRDEHQVPEVKARQLAQLAEGNPGMALAAQNSNSADHDYFDLFVSWMRTCFSNKVSDILEKSDEFQKLGRENQKEFLQYALTLLRKVLLFGLDPKLVPHLSAQEQPFLQGFSRFVTPRNADPLTRELNEAHYHIERNASPRMVFVDTSLRVAELLKMPA, from the coding sequence ATGCGTTTCTCCGACATTCCCGGCCAGCAGCAGGTCAAACAACTGCTCATACAGAGCGTACGCCGCAACCACGTAGCGCACGCGCAGTTGTTCCGTGGAGCTGAGGGCTCGGCAGCGCTGGCGCTGGCGCTGGCTTACGCCACGTTTCTGAACTGCGAAAGCCGCACGCCGGAGGCCGAGGATTCCTGCGGGCAGTGCCCCAGCTGTCAGAAAATTGATAAGCTGATTCATCCTGACCTCAACTTCATCCTCCCCGTCACGGCTACTAAGGCGGTGCCCAAGGATGCTACCAGCAGCAAGTTTGCGGCGGAGTGGCGCGGTTTCGTGCTCGAAAACCCTTACCAGGGCTTCAACGACTGGATGCAGCACATCGGGGCCGAAAACAAGCAGGGCAGCATTTCCAAGGAAGAAAGCTTGCAGCTGCTGCGGCTGGTATCGTTGAAGGCGTTTGAGGCGCAGTTCAAGCTCGTGATTATCTGGCTGCCTGAGCTGATGCACCCGGCCGCGGCCAATGCCGTGCTGAAGCTGCTGGAAGAGCCGCCACCCGCAACTGTGTTTCTGCTGGTGAGCTTCTCGCCGGAACTGTTGCTGCCTACCATCATTAGCCGGGTGCAGCCGGTGGTGGTGCGCCCGCTGTCGGAAGAAGAACTGACAGTCTGGCTGCGCGATGAGCACCAGGTACCCGAAGTAAAGGCCCGGCAACTAGCCCAGCTGGCCGAAGGCAACCCCGGTATGGCCCTGGCGGCGCAGAATTCCAATTCTGCCGACCACGACTACTTCGATTTGTTTGTGAGCTGGATGCGCACCTGCTTCAGCAATAAGGTAAGCGACATTCTGGAGAAGAGCGACGAGTTTCAGAAACTGGGCCGCGAAAACCAGAAGGAGTTTCTGCAATATGCTCTCACACTGTTGCGCAAGGTGCTGCTCTTTGGCCTCGACCCAAAGCTGGTGCCGCACTTATCGGCACAGGAGCAGCCGTTTTTGCAGGGTTTTAGTCGCTTCGTAACGCCGCGCAACGCCGACCCGCTCACCCGCGA
- the udk gene encoding uridine kinase: MQHPFIVGITGGSASGKTTFLRRLLASFSEEEICLISQDNYYHPRESQFVDEQGVTHFDLPTSIDSAAYAADVLSISKGQEVRRPEYTFNNPTAAPTELVFRPAPIVVVEGIFVFHFEEVARLLDLKVFIDAQEHVKVLRRIVRDRDERGYDLEDVLYRYVNHVAPTYDKYIKPYKNDADIIIPNNHHFDRALEVLVSFLKSKVAASAQVQ; this comes from the coding sequence ATGCAACATCCTTTCATCGTCGGTATCACGGGCGGCAGCGCCTCCGGCAAGACTACTTTTCTGCGCCGGCTGCTGGCTTCGTTTTCCGAAGAAGAAATCTGCTTGATTTCGCAGGACAATTACTACCATCCACGGGAAAGCCAGTTCGTAGACGAGCAGGGCGTTACGCATTTCGACCTTCCTACGTCGATTGATTCGGCGGCTTACGCGGCCGATGTGCTGAGCATCAGCAAAGGCCAGGAAGTCCGCCGGCCCGAATACACGTTCAATAACCCGACGGCGGCTCCGACGGAACTGGTGTTCCGGCCCGCCCCTATTGTGGTGGTAGAAGGCATTTTTGTATTTCACTTCGAGGAAGTGGCTCGTTTGCTCGACCTAAAGGTGTTTATTGATGCCCAAGAACACGTGAAGGTGCTGCGCCGCATTGTGCGCGACCGGGACGAACGAGGCTACGACTTAGAGGATGTGCTGTACCGCTACGTCAACCATGTGGCGCCTACTTACGACAAGTACATCAAGCCCTACAAAAACGACGCGGATATTATCATTCCCAATAATCACCACTTCGATAGGGCACTGGAAGTGCTGGTTTCGTTCCTGAAAAGCAAGGTAGCAGCCAGCGCACAGGTTCAGTAG
- the secDF gene encoding protein translocase subunit SecDF, whose product MRNKGLIIGLTIIVSALCIYFLTFTFISRRVQNDAVVYATKNGKVDQKQRQHYLDSVWRAPVTSLLGVDYTYRDVRSSELGLGLDLKGGMHVTLEVSPVEIVRAMSSNSKDPKFNQALEQAQVAQKANPSTPFTTLFAQAYQTVAPGENLARIFANTTNKSRGIDINSTNEKVIGAINKEVEEAIDRSFNILRTRIDKFGTSQPSIQRVKGTGRIQVELPGVDNPDRVRKLLQGQAKLEFWEVWRQDEFGPYLQQLDQALIAKEKTTDAAKAASPAVAATTDSTATAGDSTSLASQLAKKNATAAAKTDSSKAQQGSVLARLFTMPVPGQLGVNVRDTARLNTILRSDEARAILPPNLTFLWNVKPETIEGQEYLKITAIRKAPGAEAPLGGEVVADARQDYDQGGRPEVSMAMNPSGAKKWQKLTGANIGRQVGIVLDDYVYSDPVVQSEIAGGNTSISGSFSIEEAQDLSNVLKAGKLPAPTRIVEEAVVGPSLGQEAINQGLYSSLAGLVIIMVFMAVYYGRAGLVADAALLFNMFLILGVLAQFSFALTLPGIAGLILVFASSVDANVLIFERIREELDHGLGLHDAINKGYSRAFSAIFDSNATTLIIALTLFVFGTGPVQNFAVTLLIGIFTSFLSAVFISRLIIEWLVKGKETSKITFSTFLSRQLFKSPKFDIVGKRKIAYAVSTLFIVTGFVLMAVQGGPNLGVDFRGGRAYIVDFNKSMDASKVHDALVERSFQGAGTEVKTFGSPNRLRITTGYLADDETVVADKKVEAAMMTELKRDFAADAPVIKSTSKVGATIADDIKRTSVLSLGLTLLGIFIYVLFRFEKWQFSLAAVVSLFHDVLLVVACYPIARLFGLNYEMDQIFVAAVLTVLGFSMNDTVVIFDRIREYMHENPKLTFAQVANPALNSTFSRTIITSTTVFLVVLVLYIFGGETLRSFSFAMLVGIVLGTYSSLFIATPIILDTYGRKDAKQRGTDMSTHINDGTDAPKLSTAQV is encoded by the coding sequence ATGCGTAATAAAGGACTCATCATTGGGTTGACCATCATTGTGTCGGCCCTGTGTATTTACTTTTTGACCTTCACGTTCATCTCGCGGCGCGTGCAGAACGATGCCGTGGTATATGCCACCAAAAACGGCAAAGTAGACCAGAAGCAGCGCCAGCACTACCTCGACTCGGTGTGGCGTGCTCCGGTTACCAGCCTGCTGGGTGTTGATTATACATACCGTGACGTACGCTCGTCGGAGCTGGGCTTAGGCCTTGACCTGAAAGGCGGCATGCACGTGACGCTGGAAGTATCGCCAGTGGAGATTGTGCGCGCCATGAGCAGCAACTCCAAAGACCCCAAGTTCAACCAGGCGCTGGAGCAGGCGCAGGTGGCGCAGAAGGCTAACCCTTCGACGCCTTTCACCACGCTCTTCGCGCAGGCTTACCAGACGGTAGCACCCGGTGAAAACCTGGCCCGCATCTTCGCCAACACCACTAACAAGAGCCGCGGCATCGACATCAACTCGACCAACGAGAAAGTAATCGGCGCCATCAACAAGGAAGTGGAAGAAGCCATTGACCGTTCTTTTAACATCCTGCGTACCCGTATTGACAAATTCGGCACGAGCCAGCCCAGCATTCAGCGCGTGAAAGGCACCGGCCGCATTCAGGTGGAACTACCCGGCGTAGACAACCCGGACCGTGTGCGCAAGCTGTTGCAGGGCCAGGCTAAGCTGGAGTTCTGGGAAGTATGGCGCCAGGATGAGTTCGGCCCATACCTCCAGCAGCTCGACCAGGCGCTGATAGCAAAAGAGAAAACCACGGACGCTGCAAAAGCGGCCAGCCCTGCTGTAGCAGCCACCACCGATTCTACTGCTACCGCCGGCGACTCTACCTCACTAGCCAGCCAACTGGCAAAGAAAAACGCTACTGCAGCTGCCAAAACGGACTCGTCGAAAGCCCAGCAGGGCTCGGTACTGGCCCGTCTGTTCACGATGCCGGTTCCCGGCCAGCTGGGCGTAAACGTGCGCGACACGGCTCGCCTGAACACTATCCTGCGTTCCGACGAAGCCCGCGCTATTCTGCCTCCCAACCTCACCTTCCTCTGGAATGTGAAGCCTGAAACCATCGAAGGTCAGGAATACTTGAAGATTACGGCCATTCGTAAAGCTCCCGGTGCTGAGGCTCCACTAGGTGGCGAGGTAGTAGCTGATGCCCGCCAGGATTACGACCAAGGCGGCCGCCCCGAAGTGAGCATGGCCATGAACCCTTCGGGCGCTAAAAAATGGCAGAAACTGACCGGCGCCAACATCGGCCGCCAGGTAGGTATCGTGCTGGATGACTACGTGTATTCAGACCCAGTGGTGCAGTCGGAAATTGCCGGCGGCAACACCAGCATTTCGGGTAGCTTCTCCATTGAAGAAGCCCAGGACCTTTCCAACGTACTGAAAGCCGGTAAACTACCTGCTCCAACGCGCATCGTGGAAGAAGCAGTAGTAGGTCCGTCGTTGGGTCAGGAGGCTATCAACCAAGGGCTGTACTCGTCGCTGGCGGGTCTGGTTATCATCATGGTGTTCATGGCTGTGTACTATGGCCGCGCCGGCCTAGTAGCCGATGCCGCCCTGCTGTTCAACATGTTCCTGATTTTGGGTGTACTGGCGCAGTTCTCCTTCGCTCTCACGCTGCCCGGTATTGCGGGTCTGATTCTAGTATTTGCCTCTTCGGTGGATGCTAACGTACTGATATTCGAGCGTATCCGGGAAGAACTAGACCACGGCCTGGGTTTGCACGATGCCATCAATAAAGGTTACTCGCGCGCCTTCTCGGCCATTTTTGACTCTAACGCTACGACCCTGATTATTGCGTTGACGCTGTTTGTTTTCGGTACGGGCCCGGTGCAGAACTTCGCCGTAACGCTGCTCATCGGTATTTTCACCTCGTTCCTGTCGGCCGTATTCATTTCGCGCCTGATCATTGAATGGCTGGTGAAAGGCAAGGAAACGAGCAAAATCACCTTCTCGACTTTCCTCTCGCGTCAACTCTTCAAAAGCCCTAAATTCGACATCGTGGGCAAGCGTAAGATTGCCTACGCTGTTTCCACCCTCTTCATTGTCACGGGATTTGTGCTGATGGCCGTACAGGGTGGCCCTAACCTGGGTGTCGATTTCCGCGGTGGCCGTGCGTATATCGTTGACTTCAACAAGTCGATGGATGCTTCCAAAGTGCACGACGCATTGGTAGAACGCAGCTTCCAGGGCGCTGGCACGGAGGTTAAAACCTTTGGTTCGCCTAACCGTCTGCGCATCACAACCGGCTATTTGGCCGATGATGAAACGGTTGTAGCCGACAAGAAAGTAGAAGCTGCCATGATGACGGAGCTGAAGCGCGACTTCGCTGCCGACGCCCCGGTTATAAAGTCTACTTCGAAAGTAGGCGCTACCATCGCCGATGACATCAAGCGTACCTCGGTACTGAGCTTGGGCCTGACACTGCTGGGTATCTTCATCTACGTACTGTTCCGCTTCGAGAAGTGGCAGTTCTCGCTGGCAGCTGTGGTTTCATTGTTCCACGACGTGCTGCTGGTGGTAGCCTGCTACCCAATTGCCCGTCTGTTTGGCCTGAACTACGAAATGGACCAGATTTTCGTGGCAGCTGTACTTACCGTGCTGGGCTTCTCAATGAACGATACGGTGGTAATTTTTGACCGAATCCGGGAGTATATGCACGAGAACCCCAAGCTGACGTTTGCGCAGGTAGCCAACCCTGCTCTGAACAGCACGTTCTCGCGTACCATCATTACCTCCACTACGGTGTTCCTGGTGGTGCTGGTGCTCTACATCTTCGGGGGTGAAACGCTCCGTTCCTTCTCGTTTGCTATGCTGGTAGGTATCGTACTCGGCACGTACTCGTCGCTGTTCATTGCAACGCCAATCATCCTCGACACCTACGGCCGCAAAGACGCCAAACAGCGCGGCACTGATATGTCGACGCATATCAACGACGGCACCGACGCACCTAAACTGTCGACTGCACAGGTTTAA